From one Pararge aegeria chromosome 21, ilParAegt1.1, whole genome shotgun sequence genomic stretch:
- the LOC120633317 gene encoding 40S ribosomal protein S9: MVNNRVPSVFSKTYVTPRRPFEKARLDQELKIIGEYGLRNKREVWRVKYTLARIRKAARELLTLEEKDPKRLFEGNALLRRLVRIGVLDEKQMKLDYVLGLKIEDFLERRLQTQVFKAGLAKSIHHARILIRQRHIRVRKQVVNIPSFIVRLDSGKHIDFSLKSPFGGGRPGRVKRKNLRKGQGTGAANDEEED; encoded by the exons ATGGTGAACAACCGCGTGCCCTCTGTCTTCTCAAAGACTTATGTAACTCCACGTCGTCCCTTCGAGAAGGCTCGCTTGGACCAGGAGTTGAAGATCATTGGAGAATATGGACTAAGGAACAAGCGTGAGGTGTGGAGAGTCAAATATACACTAGCGAGGATCCGTAAGGCGGCTCGTGAATTGCTTACCCTGGAAGAAAAGGACCCTAAAAGGCTATTCGAAG gTAATGCACTTTTGCGTCGTCTGGTGAGGATTGGCGTGCTTGATGAAAAGCAGATGAAACTCGATTACGTGTTGGGTCTCAAGATTGAGGACTTCTTGGAGCGCCGCCTGCAGACTCAGGTCTTCAAGGCTGGTCTGGCAAAGTCCATCCATCATGCCCGTATCTTGATCAGGCAGAGACATATCCG TGTACGCAAGCAGGTGGTGAATATCCCGTCGTTCATCGTGCGCCTGGACTCCGGCAAACATATTGACTTCTCGCTCAAGTCGCCGTTCGGAGGCGGCCGGCCAGGCCGCGTCAAGAGGAAGAACCTGCGCAAGGGCCAGGGCACCGGCGCCGCCAATGACGAAGAGGAGGATTAG